The DNA sequence TCCGGCTCGGTCTACATACCGCAGGCCGGCAGCGTCCATGTCGCTGGCCTGACCTACGGACAGCTCACCGGACACCTTCGTACCAGTCTCGCTCGCGTCTATCGGAACTTCGAGCTGAGCGTGACCATGGGCCAGCTTCATTCGATTCAGGTCTTCGTCGTGGGCTCGGCGCGCCGGCCGGGCACCTACACGGTCAGCTCGGTCAGTACCCTCGTCAGCGTGCTGTTTGCCGCCGGCGGGCCGTCCAGCCAGGGATCGATGCGCCGCATCAAGCTCATCCGCGGTTCCGCCGTGGTCACCGAGTTCGACGTCTACGATCTGCTTCTCAAGGGCGACAAAACCCGCGACGCCCGGTTGTTGCCTGGCGACGTGATTCACATTGAGGGCGTCGGGCCGCAGGTGGCCGTCGCCGGCAGTGTCAGAAACCCGGCGGTGTATGAGTTGAAGGGCGAGACCAGCGTCGGAACCCTCCTGGCCCTCGCCGGTGGCCTGACGCCGGTGGCCGACGGCCGGCGCGCCTCCCTTGAGCGCATCCGGGACCGGGCCGTGCGCGAAACCGCCGAGATCGCTCTCGACGGACCAGGGTTAGCGGCCCCGGCGCGCGACGGCGACCTGCTGATCATACGGACGGTCCTGCCGCGCTTTGACAACGCCGTCACCCTCCGCGGCAACGTGTCGAACCCAGGGCGTTTCGCCTGGCGCGCCGGCATGCGTCTGCGCGATGTCATCCCGGAAAAGGGATCGCTCATCACCCGCGACTACTGGAAGAAGAAAAATGTGTCTGGCTTCACGCCGCCTGACGAGGCCATCGCCTCCGAGCCCGGCAAGGAGAAGAAGCGGCAGCCGTCCCGCATGAGTATGGAAGATGTCGAGGACATCAACTGGTCTTACGCCCTCATCGAGCGCCAGAGCGCGCGTGACTTGAGCGCGCAGTTGTTACCCTTCGACCTGGGCAAGCTCCTCTTGGACGGCGACGACCATCAGAACCTGGAGCTTCAGCCCGGAGACGTCATCACCATCTTCTCTCAGAGCGACATTCGCGTACCCGTCTCCCAGCAGAATCGCCGGGTACGCCTCGAAGGCGAATTTAAAGCGGCCGGCGTGTACAACGTAAAGCCCGGAGAGACCCTCGGGCAATTGATTCAGCGGGTAGGCGGACTCACCCCGGACGCCTACCTCTATGCCTCGGAGTTCCAACGCGAATCGACCCGCCTGGAGCAGCAGCGGCGTCTGGAGCAATACACCATGGAGATGGAACGGGAGATCGAGCAATTCGGCGCGACGAAATCAGGCGGAATCAGCACTCCGGAGGAGAGCGCGGCCCTGGCCGCCCGCCTCGACAGCCAAAGAAAGCTGGCGCAGAGAATGCGAGCCCTACCACTAGCAGGCCGCATCGTGCTCGGACTGGAACCGGGAAGCAACGACATGGCGAAGCTGATGAACGTGCCGCTGGAAGACGGAGACCGCTTCGTCGTCCCGCCGCGTTCCGCAACGATCAACGTGCTGGGCTCGGTCTACAATCCCAACTCCTTCCTGCACGAGGCGAAGCTGCGCTTGGCGGACTACCTCCAGGAGGCAGGCGGCGTAACTCGAACGGGCGACAAAGGCCGTATCTTCATCATCCGGGCCGACGGTTCGGTGATGCCCCACCAAGGCGGCGGTCTATTTAAAAAATCGTTCGACGCGGCCCTCCTGAGCCCCGGAGACGCCGTAGTGGTCCCGGAGCAGATGCCCAAGACCCCATTCATGAAGGGCTTCCGCGACTGGACCCAGGTGTTTTCCAACCTGGCGCTCGGCGCAGCGGCCATCAACGTTCTGAAATGACAACGAGCAATACTCCATCGGACACGTTACCTGAGCGAACCACAAGCATTCCGGATGTTGGGGTGCTTGGGCGCTGGGTCGGCTGGGCGGCTGCATGCAGCATCTTGTTGCAGATAACAACGATCACATGTGCTGTCATCGCGGCCCGACTGCTGGGAATTGCGGACTTTGGTCGATTTAGCATTGCACAAAGCACCGCAGTCATGTTTCTGGGAGTTGCAGGAAGCGGCCTCGGGATCACCGCAACGCGATATACAGCGCGACTGGAGAAGACTGACCCACGTAGGCTCGGCGCCATCCTGGGGGTTGCACATCTAGTGGCACTCGTCGCCGCAGTCGTAGCTGGAGCCCTACTGCTGCTATTCAGCCGATCGATCGCAATCCATGCGTACGGACGTCTTGATCTGGAACCCTGCCTGAGATTGACGACTCCCTATCTGTTTTTTTCCGCCCTGAATGCTTACCAAATGGGAGCGCTGGTCGGGTTAGGAGCATTCAGGCAAATGGCCACGGTCACAGCCCTGCAGTTCTTCGTGGGCGTAGCGCTGACAACGAGCCTGACGGTGTCTGCCGGTGTCAACGGCGCAATCATCGGGGCAAGTGGCGCGGCTCTCGCTAATTGGCTTCATTGCCACAGAGTACTCGCCACTATGCTTCGTTCGCGGGGCATCAGGTTGACTTACAGCACTTCATCCCATGATCTCCGAGTCCTCTGGGAGTTCGCTCTTCCCGCTGCGGTGTCCAGTGTGCTCGGCACGGCATGTATGTGGCTTGTCGGAGCAATGCTCGTCAAGCAGACGAATAATGTCAACGAGGCAGCCATCTTTGTGGCAGCCGGCACACTAAGGCAAGTAATCGTTTTTGCGCCGGCAATCGTCCAGAAAGTGTTCGCCGTCCCACTCAGTCAGATGTTCGGACGAATCAACCAGGCCGACTACCGTCGATTTCACTTTCGGCAAGCCGCGTGGAACCTCCTTGCTGCCGCGGCGATTGCTGGCGTCGTCTGGACCGGTCGCGGCCTCGTGATGAGGCTCTTTGGCCGTCAATTCTCAGACGATGGCAACGTATGCGCGTTCGTCGTCGTCTTCGCTGTACTCGAGGCTTATGCCATATCCGCGTATCAGGCTATTCCCGCAACCGGCCGTATGTGGTGGCAAGTCGCGGTGATCGTTCTATGGTGTGGAATCCTCACTTCTGGCGCGAAAGAGTTTGTGACCGCTGGAGGTGCATCGGGACTGGCGAAGGCATATTGTCTAGCTTGGTTGAGCTCGGCCGTAGCGTACACTCTGGTCTCGAAGTACCTCCTTCGCAACGCCCCTGTCGTCCCTGCCGTCGTGAACGCATAGAACAATGACAATGGCCTCGCGGAACTGGCGCTACTGGCTTATCGGTGTGTGGACCACCATCGTCTCCGCCGCTTCGCTGAAGTACTACGTCGCGTACTGCCATTGGTATGTGACGGCGTTGCTGATCTTAGCGCTGGCGCCAGCAATATTCCGAGTGAGGTGGAGTGATGTCAGAAGTACGACAATACCTGGGGCAATCCTAGTTGTATCTATTGCCATGACGGCACTGGGTAGTGCGCGGCCCTCCTACGAATTCCTCCAAGCGGGTAAGCTCTCAGTGATCCTGCTGATCGTGGTGCCACTATTGGTGTCAGTTCGAGAGTCTGGCGTTGGGATACGTGTGGGCTGTGAAGTTGCATCTGTATTGAATGCGACCATCACAGTTGCCGGACTGGTTGGTGCATCCGGTATGGCTTCCATGATGGCCACTGGCCGATATGGGAACCTACTCAATTCCCCCGGATCGCTGTGGAGAGCCGGACTCCTGGCATTTCTTTCCAGCGGCCTACGGCTGATTTGTGGGAATGCGGGGCCGTGGCACGGCCTCGTTTTCGTCTGCAGCATATTCCTGATCGCCGTGGACGGATCAAGGACAGCGTACTTGATGCTGTGTGTCGCATGCGCATTGGCGGTCCTGGTTCTTGACCGGGAGGTTCGATTCCACCGCGCACTCTCGCCTTACCGAGTTCTTTCTGTGACTGTTGGATCAGTCGGATGCGTTGGCCTGATTGCCGCAATTCTGATCGCGATTCCGGGTCTTGGGTTCGCCGAACGAGGTTCCACCTTGATTCACCTGGCTGGGGCCTTGAGCTGGTATGGACTCCATCAGACTGATGGCTATCGAGCCGAGGCGCTCGGGACGGTCGTTAGGCAGATTCGAGCGCACCCTTTCGTGGGCCTGGGGATGGGGACTACGACGGCCGATTCGACGATAGGTCCAATGGTGGTCCATATGAGTTACCTGCAAACTTGGGCGGACATCGGCGTGGCCGGATTCCTAGCGTTTAGCAGCCTGATGCTCGGCGCCATCCCAGCGGCGTGGCGGGCGATTCAAACTGCAGTTGGAGCAAATCTGAGACTGCGGCTTGATCAGTATGGCGGTCTCTATTTGCTTTTATGCTGGGCGCTCACCGGCCTTTTTCATCCCATATCCACTGAGCTTAGTGAATGGATCATGTTTATTGCTGGTCTCGCGCTCGCCCAGCGCTCGATCGGTCAGGTTCGAGCTAGTTAGGTTGTCATCACCCTTCCTCCAACTCCTTGATTGATCCCCAATCCTCATGAACCCTCTAGCCCCGCAGTCCAGCGTCCTTCGGGAATCCAGTGAGCACTCCTCAATCGGCAAATGCGAATCCAGTTGGGGAGATCGCCGCAGGTTCTCTGTAGTCATCCCCACGCACAACCGTGCCGCCCTTCTCGCGCGCGCCATTGACTCCGTCTATGCGACAGGCGAACGCAATGTTGACATCGTAGTGGTGGACGACGCATCCAGTGACGAAACACGGCAAATGCTGCGGGAACGATACCCCAACGTGAAGTGCCTGCAATTGTCACGAAACTCCGGCCCTGGCGTCGCCAGGAACCTCGGAATTCAGAGTGCGACTACACCATGGGTGCTTCTGCTGGATGACGACGACCTGCTTGACCAGAGGGCCTTTTCAATCGTCAACTCTGGTTTGGATACACTCAGCGAACTTCACCGATATCCCGTTGTTCAGTTCGCGCGGAGTAATGGTCGAATTGGCAGGTGCTTTAGCATTATTCGGCTTGAGGACTACTTTCGAGGCGAGATTGCAGGTGATTTCACCTCGATTATTCAGGTCGAGCGTTTCCTGGAATCTAATCTGCAGTTTCCCAGCTCACGAGTCGGTGCGGAACACCTTCTGTGGTTTCACATTGCGCGCGAGTTCGGTATCCCGACTTGGCGATCGTGCATCGCTCAGTTGACAGACGATGCTCCGGTCCGCCTCTGCTCGACTGCGTCGCAATTGGTGCGGGCAGCAGAATATGCAGACATGATAGACGAGACCCTCCGCCGCTATGGTGTGGAAATGAAATCAGTCGCTCCGACCTACTACAGCAAGAAGATGGTAGGCGCGTTCACCTACCGGTTGCTGGCCGGTGATCGACGGCAAGCATTGATTGGCCTCAACCGCAACTCAAGTCACGGGAGGGTCTTTCGATGGGCGCTGACCGTGATGTCGGCGATTCCATCCTCACTTCTAAGATCTGCGTTCATCACCTACCGAAAGAATACTTGAAATGAAGGTCCTCCAAATCATCGACACCCTGGGCCTCGGAGGGGCGGAGACACTGATAAGCAATCTATGTCCCCGACTTGTGCGGCTAGGAGTCGAATCCTCTGTGATGTGCCTGACCAGCAGGCGATCGGACTTGGCGCAGAAGCTTGAGCGCGCCGGCATTCAGGTGCTCTATTCCCCCTGGAGTTCGCCGTATTGCCCACTCCAGCCGCTGTTCATCGCAAGCCATCTGCGCCAAACGCACTTCGATCTCGTTCATGTACACCTCTTCCCCGCCCAACTATGGACGATCTTTGGCGCGCGCCTCGTCCGATGGGAGGTGCCCCTTGTGACCACCGAGCACAGCACCTGGAATCGCCGCCGACGCTTGCCGCTGCGACGTGTGGACCGCTGGATGTATTCTGCGTACACTCGAGTAGCTTGTATTGGAAGTACCACCGAACTGGCTCTGCGGGACTGGCTCGGCCCGATGCCGCTGCGGACGACGATCATCCAGAACGGTATAGACTTAACAGCATTTGCCGCGGCAACCGAACGCCAGTCAGCTCTTGCCGACCCCAATCCGGTATGCCGGATACTCTGCGTCGCCAGCCTGACGGAGCGCAAAGATCATGCCACGCTTCTCCGTGCCATCAGTCAGTTGCCAGGTGCTGAACTTCATTTAGTTGGAAGCGGCCCACTGAGAGGCGCCTTGGAGCGGCTCACGGCGAATCTCAGAATCACAGATCGTGTTCACTTTCTCGGAGAGCGGTTGGACATCGCCGAATTGTTGGCAGGCGCAGACATCTACGTGCAGCCTTCGCGATGGGAGGGGTTCGGCATCGCGGCGCTGGAGGCAATGGCGACGGGACTTCCAGTTGTGGCCAGCAACGTTCCGGGACTCCGTGAAGTGGTAGGGGATGCTGGTGTTCTGTTCGAGCCCGGCTCTGACAGCGAGCTGAGAGATCGGCTTGATCATCTGATGTCATCTAGCTCCGCTCGGCATGATCTCGGAAGCCGAGCGCGCGTCAGAGCTCATCACTTCTCGGTCGATATGACCGCAGCCGCCTACCATTCCATGTACAGCTCAGTTGTGAATCAGGGAGAGCACTTCAAAGCACGGCCCGAAGTATATCCCGTCTGAGCTCAACGATAGATGGCAGTCAGTTGGAAGGCACAGACACCCCAGCTCATTATGGAACGAAAATCGACGCAACCTAGGACAAGTGGTGACTTCGTGAGCGCACGAGACACAGAAGTGCTAGCTCCGGCGGGCCCTAGTATGGCCAGCCTTCTCGCCCCGATACGCAGCAGTAAACGGCTCGTGCTCACGGCTGTTATCGTTGGAGCTCTGGTGGGAGCAATTGGGGCGATAGTGACGCCTGCAAGCTATACAGCCACAGCGACTATCATGCCACCCCAACAGACACAGTCGGCAGCTGCCGCGTTAATGGGGCAGTTGGGCCCTCTCGCGAGCCTGGCCGGTCGCGACATCGGCATGAAGAACCCATCGGACGTCTATCTCGGAATTCTCAGAAGTCGCACCATCGCAGACAGTCTCATTCGCAGATTTTCCCTAAGCAACGTCTACCACTCAAGAACGATGACGGACGCGCGATCCGAGCTGGCGGATCACTCGCGAATTCTTACCGGGCAAGACTCCTTAATCCGAATTGCCGTCGACGATCACGATCCCAAGCGCGCCTCCGACCTTGCCAACGGGTACGTCGAAGAGTTGTTCCGGCAGAACAGCAAGCTGGCTACCACGGAGTCGGCTCAAAGGCGGCTGTTCTTCGAGAGGCAAATGGAAAGCGAGAAGAATGATCTTGCCGCGGCTGAAGAGGCGCTTCGGCAAACACAACAGCAGACAGGGTTACTACAAGTGACTGGCCAGGTGGAAGCGCTCGTCGGAGCTGCTGCACGACTCCGGGCCGAAATCGGATCTCGTGAGGTTGCGATCGAGCGGCTGAAAGAGAGCGCTACCCCTGAGAATCCAGAGGTTGTTCGGCAGTATGCCGAGTTGACGGCGCTCTCCGCGCAGCTAAGAAAGCTGGAGAGCGGTGTTGCGGCGCGGCCTAACGGCAGCCCGATTATTCCAACTGCAGGGGTACCTCAGGCGGGTCTCTTGTATGTCAGAGCATTGAGAGACGTGAAGTACCACGAAGCCTTATACGAGGTCTATGCCAAACAGTTTGAGGCTGCGAAAATTGACGAGGCCAAAGAGGCACCGGCCATTCAGGTGGTGGATGCAGCAGTGATCCCCGACAAGAAGAGCTGGCCGCCGCGGGCTCTGTTCGTCGCTGCTGCGGCATTTCTCTCCGGACTCATTGCCAGTCTGTTCGTCATAGCCCGCGCCCATCTGAGTGAAGTGCACCCGTTGGCAGTCGATACCACCGGTGCCAGGGGCGTCGAGCATTGTGACTAGGGGATTGTCCAGCCGCGGCGCGATGCTGTCTTTGCGTGTGACGTGGCGCAGACGGCCCGCGGAATCCGAACCGGGGGCCAACTCTCTCGCAGGGGGAGAGAACGCCTTGGAGGCGGCAGCTCAGGACTACCAACCACTCTCCCTCTCAGTCAGCCACGCCGTGCGCTAATCGGCGTTAACGCTCGTCAGGCCCTGTGCGAATTGTCGATCAACTAGCCGGTACCGGAACTGCTCAATGAACATGATCACGATTATTCACATCACGACCGTTCCCCAGACTCTGGGTTTCATCCGTGGGCAAATGTCCCATTCCCTCCGTATGGGGTTTACGGTCCACGCAGTCGCATCGCCCGGCGCTTATGGCGATGGGCTCAGCAGGGAGATCGGGGTTTCGTTCCACCCGGTGGCGATGTCGCGCTCGATTAGTCCCTTGCAGGACCTGCGATCGCTATGGCACCTCTGCAGAGTGATTCGCAATCTCAAGCCGTCCATCGTTCACTCTCACACTCCGAAGGCTGGTTTGCTGGGCATGATCGCCGCCGCTCTTTGCGGAGTTCGGGCACGGATGTTTCACGTACACGGCGCGCCACACCTTGCGGCAGGTGGTTTCAGGCGTATTCTCCTGAAGGCATCGACCGCGATCTCCTGCCGGCTCGCGCGTCGCGTACTCTGTGTTAGCCATAGCGTAAAGAGCGCAATCGTCCGCGATGGAACCTGCGATGCGGATAAGGTGCACGTCCCCGTGAACGGATCGTCGTCTGGAGTTGACACGGAGGGAGCATATTCGCCCGACCTAGTTCCCCCCTCCGTCAGGCACATGTTCTTGCAGAGGCACCGTCTCCCGGCGGATGCGCTGGTTGTGGGGTTCGTTGGCCGCATCGTCAGGGACAAAGGACTGGTCGAACTAGCGACGGCCTGGAAGAAGATAAGAGATCGGTACCCTTTGCTGTATCTCGCCGTGGCCGGCGAGGTAGAGCCTCAAGATCCCGTTCCGGCTGAGATCATTGCAATGCTCGCCGAAGACTCCCGAGTCCGTTTACTGGGGTGGATTGACGACATGAGGTCCTTCTACGCCTCGTCCGACATTCTGGTTCTTCCCTCCTACCGCGAGGGATTTCCGAACTGTTCCTTGGAGGCGTCGGCCATGGAGGTGCCAGTGGTCTCCACTCTCGTCCCCGGATGTGTCGACGCCGTGGTCAATGGCACTACCGGGCTGCTCGTGCCCCCGCGTGACGCAGATGCACTGGGAGCGGCGATCGAGCGCTATGTCATGGATCCCAAGTTGCGGCATCTACACGGGCGGGCCGGGAGACTAAGGGTTATTCGCGAGTTTCAGCCACTTCCGATCTTCCAAGATGTTTACCGGCATTACTGTGAGCTTCTCGCCGAGTGCGGACTGCGCGTTCCCATGACGACCGCAGCGGGTCCACCAACTTTGGCAGATTCGTCCTGCCAGGACTCCGCTGCCATTCGCTGAAATGTGAACGTACTGAACGATTCGATGAGGTTAGTCCGCTCGAAACATGCATGATGCCAAGAAAAACGCCGGAGTCCATCATTGCGGAATACATTGATCCGTCGCCGCAGGATTGCTCTAGCGAGTACATAAGAATGAACGATGCGAGCCCGACAATGCGCAGTTGTATGAAGCGCGTGGTTGACATAGTCTTGGCGGCAGCCATATTGTCTATCACCGCGCCGCTATTAGCCGTTTGCGCCGTGTTGGTGTGGGTCACGATGGGACGCCCTGTCATATTTCGACAAAAGCGCCCTGGTAGATGGGGGAAGGCATTCACCCTGTACAAGTTGAGAACGATGCGGGATGAAGCCGATAGCAATGGCGTCATCCGCCCGGATGCGCAGCGGCTAACCAAAGTTGGTGCATTACTTCGCAAGACAAGTTTGGACGAATTGCCGGAATTGTGGAATGTCCTAAAAGGAGAGATGAGCCTAGTGGGGCCTCGCCCGTTGCTTCCGGAGTATCAGCCATATTTTACCCGCACTGAACGGGTTCGCTTTGAGGTGTTGCCCGGCATTACTGGCCTGGCGCAGATTAACGGTAGAAATCATGCCTCCTGGGATGAAAGACTACAGGCGGATATTTGGTATGTCGCAAACCAGAGTTTCATCCTCGATGTGAAGATCTTATACAAAACAGTTGCTGCGGTCGTGAGATGCGGAGATGTCGTCGTCGATCCTCGGTCGGTGATGCTGAATTTGGACGAAGAGCGCAAAGGAAGGGAATCGACTGACTAAAGAGGGCAAGATGAAGGGTTGCTTCATTCGTGCTGCTGCGGCAACAGATAGTGCGATGATAGTTGAGCTTTTTGTAAGCGAGTTCAAGACTACAGTCAGCGATTTCTTGGTATACGGCTGTGATGGCGCCGAGGAGTACGTGCGGGCACAAGTGACCGCCGCCCCCTTCTCGCGAGAGTCTATGTTTGTTGTGGCCGAATCAGGTGATGGAGTTGTGGGCGCCGCGGAGATGAAAAGGCGGCCCGGGGCGATCCATCTCAACTACATTGCGGTGCGTCCTGACTATCGTCGTCGTCATCTCGGGCGGCAATTGCTCGGTGCAGCGATTCGATGTTCTGGCGAATCGAGCGGAGAGATCGTCCTTGACGTTTTCGATGAGAACGCGTCTGCGGTTACGTGGTACACCAAGCTTGGATTTACCGTTGGAAGCCGGAGTGACTTGGTCGAACTCGTCGCACCACAGCGGGGCGCTTCTGGCTCCGGGTACATCGCAGAGCTGGCACAGGCCGATGCCTGTCACCAACGGTTCGGGTTCTCGCAGTTCTCCGTTCTCACCAAGCGCGGAAGGTGCCCGGTTGGGCGCCTGGGTGAAGGCTGGTTCCGCTTGTGTCACCCTGATGGCGTCACTGACCCGGAAGTCTTCGCCGCTCTGCGGTTGCTCGATCCGGGCAGACGGATATTCGGAGTTCTCCGAGATGACCAGGTTCCGCACGAGCAGGTAGTCCGGACCGTGGTCCGTTCCTCCAGGATGACGGCAGACATTCGGGAGACTGTCAGTCGTCTGGAGGTGTGGCCATGATCACGAAGACAGCGGCGCGTCGCGACAATAACCACCGGCCGTGGATCTGTCATATCAGCGCTCGCAAAGCCTTCGAGTCGGTACTGAAGGCGACAAGCTGCGTCGACGGTGGTGTGTTGCTGCCCGCCTACGTAGGCTGGTCGGCCAATGAGGGATCGGGCGTGTTCGATCCAGTTGCGGCACTTGGTTTGTCGTACTCGTTTTACAGACTAACCGACCGGCTGGAGATTGATCTCTCGTCTCTCCGCCATGCCCTTGACAACGGTCATGTCAGAGTAGTCGTGCTCATCCATTACTTCGGCCACGTAGACCGGTTCTACGAGGAGGCGGTGCACCTGGCAAGGGCTCGTGGCGCGTTGGTTGTGGAAGATGAAGCGCACGCTCTGCTGTCCGATCTGCAAGGTGGCATTTGTGGGCGCCTGGGCGATTTCGCGATCTACTCCCTCCACAAGCTACTTCCTCTCCGGCGCGGAGGGGCGGTCATAGTAAACACTCGGGCGATGGATTTCTTCGATAGATTCGAGGAAGGAATTCAACTGGACGTTCCATGGTATGACTTCGATCTCAAGGTAATCTCAGAGCGGCGCGTAACCAATGCCGTCTTTCTCGACGAACTGGTCCGCCAGACAGTGCCGGAGGTCGAGCCACTATGGGGCAAGCCGCGCAGCGGCGAGGTGCCACAGACCTACCCTGTCCTGGTTAGGCCAGGGACGAGGGATTCCCTCTATCATTCAATGAATCAGCGTGGGTTTGGCGTTGTATCGCTCTACCACACTCTCATTGAGCAACTCAGCGCGCATCAGTACGGCGATGCACATCAGGTGTCGGCGAGAATCCTCAATTTGCCGGTTCATCAAGATATCTCTGAAGCGGAACTGGAGGCCATGGTAGGCGAGTTGCGTCATCAGGTGAGAGAGCCCCATGTCATTGCCTGAATTTGAAGTGTGGGACGCCGCTTCTGAGAGCGACCGTGAATCGTGGATTGCAAGATGGAGATCTTGGCCCGCGAGGGAGGTGTTTGCGCATCCAGACTACCTTCTTCTTGGGGTGGAAGCGGGCGAGAGGCCATTGTGCGCGACGGCGAAAAGCGGCGAGCGCTATGTCCTCTATCCCTTCTACCTGAGAACGATCCGCAATGAGTCGGGCGGGGAAGAATTCTCGGGCGCCTACAACGACATTAGCTCGCCGTACGGCTATGGTGGGCCGTTCTCGTGGGGCGTGGGGCAAGACGAGGGCCTTTCGGTGGCATTCTGGCAGGCGTTCGGGGCCTGGGCAAAATCACAGAGAGTCGTCTCTGAGGTAGTTCGGCTGTCGCTCTTCTCGGAATCGCTACTTTCGTACGACGGCGAAACAAGAGCCATCGGGGAGAACGTAGTCCGGTCCCTTGATGTGTGCGGTGACGACTTGTGGCGTGACTATGAGTATAAAGTCCGGAAGAATGTGAAGAAAGCGCACACAAGTGGCGTTCGCGTGCACTGTGACGAGCGCGGCGATCGACTTGATGACTTTCTTAGGATCTACGCCTCAACAATGAGTCGCAGGAACGCCTCGCAGCGATATCAGTTGCCAAGGAATTACTTCGAGAGCCTTCACGAGAAGCTCGCTGGTCAGTTTGCGTATTGGCACGCTGTGTACAACGATAATGTCATCTCAACTGAACTAGTACTAATATCTGCCGAGCGGGTGTATTCATTTCTCGGCGGCACGGATTCGGACTATTTCGGTCTTCGGCCGAACGATCTCCTGAAAGTCGAGATCATTGAGTGGGCCCGCCGGCTCGGAAAGAAGCAGTTCGTTCTCGGAGGAGGCTACACTCCCAATGACGGAATCTATCGCTACAAACTATCGTTTGCGCCGACTGGACGTGTGCCGTTCTTACTGGGCTGCAGGGTTTTCCTTGAAGATGTTTACATGGAGCTGTCAGAAACCCACCGGGCATTGAGTCGGGCAGCCAATTGCGTCGGCGACGAACGGCCTAGTTTTTTTCCGGCGTACCGCGCCTGATCTTTGAAGATCTGTTCGGCGCGTGAATGACTGCAGGTGAAGCAATGAAGCGCATTCTGTTATCGGTGCCGCATATGTGCGGAGCGGAGATGGCGTATGTAGAGGAGGCGTTTCGAACAAACTGGCTTTCGACGGTAGGGCCAAATCTAGTCGAATTTGAGCGCGCCGTGGAGAGGTGGAGTGGTCTGCCGGGTGTCGCCTTGGCGAGTGGAACGGCGGCGATTCATCTGGGATTGCGGCTACTCGGAGTCGGCCCTGACGACGAAGTGTTTTGCCAGTCACTGACCTTCGCGGCGAGCGCCAACCCGATACGGTATTTGGGGGCACGCCCGGTGTTTGTGGACAGTGAGCGGCAAACGTGGAACATGGACGCTAACCTATTGCGGCGGGCGCTGCGCGAGCGGGCGGCGCAGGGGTGCCTGCCAAAGTGCGTAGAGGTAGTGCACCTGTTCGGGCAGTGTGCCGAAATGGACGATATCTTGAGCGTTTGCGGCGAGTACGGTGTGCCTGTGCTGGAGGACGCAGCTGAGGCATTGGGCGCGACCTATCGGGGAAGGCCTGCCGGAACGATGGGTGCCGTCGGTGTCTATTCGTTCAATGGAAACAAAATCGTAACGACAACCGGTGGCGGGATGTTGGTGTCCCCGGAATCGCACTGGGTTGAGAAGGCGCGCTTCTGGTCTCAACAGGCGAGGGACCCCGGCATTGCATACGA is a window from the uncultured Paludibaculum sp. genome containing:
- a CDS encoding O-antigen ligase family protein, with product MATGRYGNLLNSPGSLWRAGLLAFLSSGLRLICGNAGPWHGLVFVCSIFLIAVDGSRTAYLMLCVACALAVLVLDREVRFHRALSPYRVLSVTVGSVGCVGLIAAILIAIPGLGFAERGSTLIHLAGALSWYGLHQTDGYRAEALGTVVRQIRAHPFVGLGMGTTTADSTIGPMVVHMSYLQTWADIGVAGFLAFSSLMLGAIPAAWRAIQTAVGANLRLRLDQYGGLYLLLCWALTGLFHPISTELSEWIMFIAGLALAQRSIGQVRAS
- a CDS encoding glycosyltransferase family 2 protein, whose protein sequence is MNPLAPQSSVLRESSEHSSIGKCESSWGDRRRFSVVIPTHNRAALLARAIDSVYATGERNVDIVVVDDASSDETRQMLRERYPNVKCLQLSRNSGPGVARNLGIQSATTPWVLLLDDDDLLDQRAFSIVNSGLDTLSELHRYPVVQFARSNGRIGRCFSIIRLEDYFRGEIAGDFTSIIQVERFLESNLQFPSSRVGAEHLLWFHIAREFGIPTWRSCIAQLTDDAPVRLCSTASQLVRAAEYADMIDETLRRYGVEMKSVAPTYYSKKMVGAFTYRLLAGDRRQALIGLNRNSSHGRVFRWALTVMSAIPSSLLRSAFITYRKNT
- a CDS encoding glycosyltransferase family 4 protein, with translation MKVLQIIDTLGLGGAETLISNLCPRLVRLGVESSVMCLTSRRSDLAQKLERAGIQVLYSPWSSPYCPLQPLFIASHLRQTHFDLVHVHLFPAQLWTIFGARLVRWEVPLVTTEHSTWNRRRRLPLRRVDRWMYSAYTRVACIGSTTELALRDWLGPMPLRTTIIQNGIDLTAFAAATERQSALADPNPVCRILCVASLTERKDHATLLRAISQLPGAELHLVGSGPLRGALERLTANLRITDRVHFLGERLDIAELLAGADIYVQPSRWEGFGIAALEAMATGLPVVASNVPGLREVVGDAGVLFEPGSDSELRDRLDHLMSSSSARHDLGSRARVRAHHFSVDMTAAAYHSMYSSVVNQGEHFKARPEVYPV
- a CDS encoding oligosaccharide flippase family protein, which codes for MTTSNTPSDTLPERTTSIPDVGVLGRWVGWAAACSILLQITTITCAVIAARLLGIADFGRFSIAQSTAVMFLGVAGSGLGITATRYTARLEKTDPRRLGAILGVAHLVALVAAVVAGALLLLFSRSIAIHAYGRLDLEPCLRLTTPYLFFSALNAYQMGALVGLGAFRQMATVTALQFFVGVALTTSLTVSAGVNGAIIGASGAALANWLHCHRVLATMLRSRGIRLTYSTSSHDLRVLWEFALPAAVSSVLGTACMWLVGAMLVKQTNNVNEAAIFVAAGTLRQVIVFAPAIVQKVFAVPLSQMFGRINQADYRRFHFRQAAWNLLAAAAIAGVVWTGRGLVMRLFGRQFSDDGNVCAFVVVFAVLEAYAISAYQAIPATGRMWWQVAVIVLWCGILTSGAKEFVTAGGASGLAKAYCLAWLSSAVAYTLVSKYLLRNAPVVPAVVNA
- a CDS encoding SLBB domain-containing protein; this encodes MRFRQLKRYGRVALFGMGLTALSPPVSAQVPEGLQALAARCAAPGGADLPECQAARTTLEQSRNPNELTDSTAVPLVRTGPASAPARPATAERPSLPADDNSLPAEAPTEFQRLVASSFGRILPLFGARLFDSATTTFAPVEQVPAAADSVVGPGDEILLRTWGQVTLNLSLTVDRSGSVYIPQAGSVHVAGLTYGQLTGHLRTSLARVYRNFELSVTMGQLHSIQVFVVGSARRPGTYTVSSVSTLVSVLFAAGGPSSQGSMRRIKLIRGSAVVTEFDVYDLLLKGDKTRDARLLPGDVIHIEGVGPQVAVAGSVRNPAVYELKGETSVGTLLALAGGLTPVADGRRASLERIRDRAVRETAEIALDGPGLAAPARDGDLLIIRTVLPRFDNAVTLRGNVSNPGRFAWRAGMRLRDVIPEKGSLITRDYWKKKNVSGFTPPDEAIASEPGKEKKRQPSRMSMEDVEDINWSYALIERQSARDLSAQLLPFDLGKLLLDGDDHQNLELQPGDVITIFSQSDIRVPVSQQNRRVRLEGEFKAAGVYNVKPGETLGQLIQRVGGLTPDAYLYASEFQRESTRLEQQRRLEQYTMEMEREIEQFGATKSGGISTPEESAALAARLDSQRKLAQRMRALPLAGRIVLGLEPGSNDMAKLMNVPLEDGDRFVVPPRSATINVLGSVYNPNSFLHEAKLRLADYLQEAGGVTRTGDKGRIFIIRADGSVMPHQGGGLFKKSFDAALLSPGDAVVVPEQMPKTPFMKGFRDWTQVFSNLALGAAAINVLK